The proteins below are encoded in one region of Phaseolus vulgaris cultivar G19833 chromosome 1, P. vulgaris v2.0, whole genome shotgun sequence:
- the LOC137815110 gene encoding laccase-12-like, giving the protein MEPILHSIFLAIFLLFTSPFMSSAYAKIHAHEFLVEATPVKRLCKTHNAITVNGQFPGPTLEINNGDTLVVKVTNKARYNVTIHWHGVRQMRTGWADGPEFVTQCPIRPGGSYTYRFTVQGQEGTLWWHAHSSWLRATVYGALIIRPREGELYPFPKPNHETPILLGEWWDANPIDVVREARRTGGAPNVSDAYTINGQPGDLYKCSTKDTSIVPIHGGETNLLRVINAALNQPLFFTVANHKLTVVGADASYLKPFTTKVLMLGPGQTTDVLITGDQPPSRYYMAARAYQSAQNAAFDNTTTTAILEYKSLHHGNHSKHHHSKGVKNKTKPIMPPLPAYNDTNTVTAFSKSFRSPRKVEVPAEIDQSLFFTVGLGLNKCPKNFKANRCQGPNGTRFTASMNNVSFVLPNNVSILQAHYHRTPGVFTTDFPGKPPVKFDYTGNVSRSLWQPIPGTKAHKLKFGSRVEIVLQDTSIVTPENHPIHLHGYDFYIVAEGFGNFDPKKDRAKFNLVDPPLRNTVAVPVNGWAVIRFVADNPGAWLMHCHLDVHIGWGLATVLLVENGVGKLQSIEPPPLDLPLC; this is encoded by the exons ATGGAACCTATTCTCCACTCCATCTTCTTAGCCATTTTCCTTCTCTTCACTTCACCATTCATGTCTTCAGCATATGCCAAAATTCACGCGCATGAGTTTCTT GTTGAAGCAACTCCAGTGAAGAGGCTGTGCAAAACACACAATGCCATCACTGTGAATGGCCAATTCCCCGGCCCAACCTTGGAAATCAACAATGGAGACACTTTAGTCGTCAAAGTCACCAACAAAGCTCGTTACAATGTCACAATTCATTG GCACGGTGTTAGGCAAATGAGAACAGGATGGGCAGATGGACCAGAATTTGTGACTCAGTGCCCCATTCGTCCTGGAGGAAGTTACACCTACCGTTTTACTGTTCAAGGACAAGAAGGCACACTTTGGTGGCACGCTCATAGCTCATGGCTGAGAGCCACCGTTTATGGTGCTTTAATCATTCGCCCTAGGGAAGGAGAACTCTACCCTTTCCCCAAGCCAAACCACGAGACACCCATTCTTCTTG GGGAATGGTGGGACGCAAACCCTATTGATGTGGTGAGGGAGGCTAGAAGAACTGGAGGAGCTCCTAACGTGTCTGATGCTTACACCATCAATGGTCAACCTGGTGATCTTTACAAGTGCTCTACCAAAG ATACTAGCATTGTTCCAATTCATGGTGGAGAAACAAACCTTCTACGTGTCATCAATGCTGCACTCAATCAGCCTCTCTTCTTTACCGTCGCAAACCACAAACTTACGGTGGTTGGCGCCGATGCCTCCTACCTCAAACCCTTCACCACCAAAGTCCTCATGTTGGGACCCGGCCAAACCACCGATGTCCTCATTACCGGCGACCAACCACCATCTCGCTACTACATGGCGGCGCGTGCATACCAATCTGCTCAAAACGCTGCGTTTGACAACACCACCACCACCGCAATATTGGAATACAAATCACTTCACCATGGCAACCATTCTAAACATCATCATTCTAAAGGTGTGAAGAACAAAACGAAACCCATAATGCCTCCACTCCCTGCTTACAACGACACAAACACCGTCACTGCTTTCAGCAAAAGCTTCAGAAGCCCCAGAAAAGTGGAGGTCCCCGCTGAAATCGATCAAAGCCTTTTCTTCACTGTGGGCTTAGGACTCAACAAGTGCCCCAAAAACTTCAAAGCAAATAGGTGTCAG GGACCCAATGGGACGAGGTTCACTGCAAGCATGAACAACGTGTCTTTCGTGCTCCCCAACAACGTTTCTATCTTGCAGGCTCACTACCACAGAACCCCGGGAGTGTTCACCACCGATTTTCCGGGGAAGCCGCCGGTGAAGTTCGACTACACCGGCAACGTGAGCCGTTCGTTGTGGCAACCTATTCCTGGGACTAAGGCTCACAAGTTGAAGTTCGGGTCAAGGGTTGAGATTGTGTTGCAGGATACTAGCATTGTTACTCCTGAGAACCACCCTATCCATCTTCATGGCTATGATTTCTACATTGTTGCAGAGGGGTTCGGCAACTTCGACCCCAAGAAAGATAGGGCCAAATTCAACCTTGTTGATCCTCCTTTGAGGAACACAGTGGCTGTGCCTGTAAATGGATGGGCAGTTATTCGATTTGTTGCTGATAATCCAG GTGCGTGGCTTATGCACTGTCACTTGGACGTCCACATAGGGTGGGGTTTGGCGACGGTGTTGTTAGTGGAGAACGGTGTTGGGAAATTGCAATCCATAGAGCCTCCTCCACTGGATCTGCCTCTTTGTTAG
- the LOC137815112 gene encoding uncharacterized protein, protein MHPNKRESYKFASFMAYTFPDVFCWIQKLPPISEWETNSISLNICSSSSCQPSLTLTITKNHHSSKLYFVISADCNTPIHLWASKPFKHAKSKTAMLIDDETISNFFVNFNQAILLYGSNKNAPLLRFPKLVSTPNLSDVFNLSFFTLLFLVCIYEAPAADFRSRCISNLKDHLTGFESRKASNILMKLLGSNVEELWMRSVNLAVTNWVGEQEAHSNPFKTPCPLFSYAFSASGLWKVQLYCPLIVMDVENSKSNPASERLQFSLKYHHVEAVLQFNHKVLIKKEWVEIMVDIDNIRCDVIKLVNESLMKERGADAGEKHFPSRICLQLTPIVQNQVLSLSVGKSSENPRKEFGVDKSVEASFEPSSIPVGLRVSAGESTTVSLKPWKFEESVYGYSANLNWFLHDSVDGKEVFSSKPSKCAMINPKSWFKNRYSSALRPFTRQGGVIFAGDEYGEKVWWKVDKEAIGKTIEIEIRGWIWLTYWPNKRITFHTETRRLEFREIVYVHVV, encoded by the exons ATGCACCCGAACAAGAGAGAGAGTTACAAGTTTGCTTCATTCATGGCTTACACTTTTCCTGATGTGTTTTGCTGGATTCAGAAGCTTCCACCAATCTCAGAATGGGAAACAAATTCCATTTCTCTAAACATATGTTCTTCAAGCTCTTGCCAACCGTCTCTCACTCTCACCATAACCAAAAACCATCATTCTTCAAAACTCTACTTTGTCATTTCAGCAGACTGTAACACTCCTATCCATCTTTGGGCCTCAAAACCTTTCAAGCATGCAAAGTCCAAAACCGCCATGTTAATAGATGATGAAACCATTTCCAATTTCTTTGTTAATTTCAACCAGGCCATCCTCCTTTATGGCTCCAACAAGAACGCTCCCTTACTCAGGTTTCCAAAACTTGTCTCAACTCCCAACCTTTCAGAcgttttcaatctttctttcTTCACTCTCTTGTTCCTAGTTTGTATATACGAAGCTCCTGCTGCAGATTTTCGTTCTAGGTGTATTAGCAACCTGAAAGACCACTTGACAGGTTTTGAGTCAAGAAAAGCATCAAACATACTGATGAAACTCTTGGGGTCTAACGTGGAAGAGTTGTGGATGCGTTCTGTGAACCTTGCAGTTACTAACTGGGTCGGGGAACAAGAAGCACATAGCAACCCCTTCAAAACACCTTGTCCTTTGTTTTCTTATGCATTTTCAGCATCTGGGTTGTGGAAAGTGCAGTTGTATTGTCCCCTCATAGTCATGGATGTTGAGAATTCAAAAAGTAATCCAGCTAGTGAGAGACTTCAATTCTCCCTCAAGTATCACCATGTGGAAGCTGTTCTTCAGTTCAATCACAAAGTCTTAATAAAAAAGGAGTGGGTTGAAATCATGGTGGACATTGACAACATAAG GTGTGATGTTATCAAATTGGTGAATGAATCTCTTATGAAGGAACGAGGGGCTGATGCAGGTGAAAAACATTTTCCTTCGAGAATATGTTTACAACTTACACCTATTGTCCAAAACCAAGTGTTGAGCCTATCGGTTGGGAAATCCTCGGAGAACCCACGAAAAGAATTCGGAGTTGACAAAAGTGTAGAAGCTTCGTTTGAGCCATCATCCATTCCTGTGGGACTTAGAGTGTCAGCTGGAGAGTCCACAACAGTGAGTTTGAAGCCTTGGAAATTTGAAGAATCTGTTTATGGGTACAGTGCAAATTTGAATTGGTTTCTTCATGACAGTGTGGATGGCAAAGAAGTTTTCTCATCAAAGCCTTCAAAGTGTGCTATGATTAACCCAAAGTCGTGGTTCAAAAATCGCTACTCAAGTGCTTTGCGACCTTTCACCAGGCAAGGAGGAGTTATTTTCGCAGGTGATGAATATGGGGAAAAAGTGTGGTGGAAAGTGGACAAAGAAGCCATAGGAAAAACAATAGAAATAGAGATTAGGGGTTGGATATGGTTAACATATTGGCCTAACAAGCGCATAACATTCCACACAGAAACTAGGAGATTAGAGTTTCGTGAAATAGTATATGTTCATGTTGTTTAG
- the LOC137815113 gene encoding uncharacterized protein isoform X1, whose product MESSAAIRSFHYPMGTMSHMRPSYDKQVVVPIHNVRWNSKSRLFIQHLAYDRKHINSHMKGSTTLVSCAKTAEPINTSNSDDDAAASPGSTPQGSLEKKPLQAATFPNGFEDLVLEVCDETEIAELKVKVGDFEMHIKRNIGATTVPLSNISPTTPPPIPSKPMDSAPGTLPPSPPKSSPEKKNPIIDASRKKSPILTALEASESGTYVLIPSPTVGFFRRGRTVKGKRQPPICKEGDFVQEGQVIGYLDQLGSGNPVKTDVTGQVLKLLVEDGEPVGYGDPLIAVFPLDLK is encoded by the exons ATGGAATCCTCCGCTGCCATTCGATCCTTTCACt ATCCCATGGGCACTATGTCCCATATGCGGCCTTCCTATGATAAACAAGTTGTAGTTCCCATCCACAATGTGCGATGGAACTCTAAAAGTAGACTTTTCATTCAGCATCTGGCATATGATCGGAAGCACATTAATTCCCACATGAAGGGGAGCACCACACTAGTTTCATGTGCAAAAACAGCTGAACCTATCAACACATCCAACTCTGATGATG ATGCTGCAGCTTCTCCAGGTAGTACTCCACAAGGCTCATTGGAGAAAAAGCCTTTGCAAGCTGCTACTTTTCCTAATGGATTTGAG GATTTGGTATTAGAGGTGTGTGATGAGACTGAAATTGCTGAACTGAAAGTAAAG GTTGGAGATTTTGAAATGCATATTAAGCGAAACATTGGAGCAACAACGGTTCCATTGTCTAACATTTCACCAACGACTCCTCCACCTATCCCATCTAAACCTATGGATTCAGCACCTGGTACCCTGCCACCATCACCTCCAAAATCATCTCcagaaaagaaaaatccaaTTATAGATGCTTCCAGAAAGAAATCACCAATATTGACAGCATTGGAGGCTTCTGAGAGTGGTACTTACGTCTTGATACCATCTCCCACG GTTGGCTTCTTCCGTAGAGGTAGAACAGTGAAAGGAAAGAGACAACCTCCTATCTGTAAAGAG GGGGATTTTGTCCAAGAAGGGCAAGTCATAGGGTATTTGGATCAGCTTGGCTCTGGAAATCCGGTTAAG ACTGATGTGACTGGACAAGTGTTGAAGCTACTTGTTGAGGATGGAG AGCCTGTTGGTTATGGAGACCCCCTTATTGCTGTCTTCCCATTAGACCTCAAGTGA
- the LOC137815113 gene encoding uncharacterized protein isoform X3, giving the protein MESSAAIRSFHYPMGTMSHMRPSYDKQVVVPIHNVRWNSKSRLFIQHLAYDRKHINSHMKGSTTLVSCAKTAEPINTSNSDDGSTPQGSLEKKPLQAATFPNGFEDLVLEVCDETEIAELKVKVGDFEMHIKRNIGATTVPLSNISPTTPPPIPSKPMDSAPGTLPPSPPKSSPEKKNPIIDASRKKSPILTALEASESGTYVLIPSPTVGFFRRGRTVKGKRQPPICKEGDFVQEGQVIGYLDQLGSGNPVKTDVTGQVLKLLVEDGEPVGYGDPLIAVFPLDLK; this is encoded by the exons ATGGAATCCTCCGCTGCCATTCGATCCTTTCACt ATCCCATGGGCACTATGTCCCATATGCGGCCTTCCTATGATAAACAAGTTGTAGTTCCCATCCACAATGTGCGATGGAACTCTAAAAGTAGACTTTTCATTCAGCATCTGGCATATGATCGGAAGCACATTAATTCCCACATGAAGGGGAGCACCACACTAGTTTCATGTGCAAAAACAGCTGAACCTATCAACACATCCAACTCTGATGATG GTAGTACTCCACAAGGCTCATTGGAGAAAAAGCCTTTGCAAGCTGCTACTTTTCCTAATGGATTTGAG GATTTGGTATTAGAGGTGTGTGATGAGACTGAAATTGCTGAACTGAAAGTAAAG GTTGGAGATTTTGAAATGCATATTAAGCGAAACATTGGAGCAACAACGGTTCCATTGTCTAACATTTCACCAACGACTCCTCCACCTATCCCATCTAAACCTATGGATTCAGCACCTGGTACCCTGCCACCATCACCTCCAAAATCATCTCcagaaaagaaaaatccaaTTATAGATGCTTCCAGAAAGAAATCACCAATATTGACAGCATTGGAGGCTTCTGAGAGTGGTACTTACGTCTTGATACCATCTCCCACG GTTGGCTTCTTCCGTAGAGGTAGAACAGTGAAAGGAAAGAGACAACCTCCTATCTGTAAAGAG GGGGATTTTGTCCAAGAAGGGCAAGTCATAGGGTATTTGGATCAGCTTGGCTCTGGAAATCCGGTTAAG ACTGATGTGACTGGACAAGTGTTGAAGCTACTTGTTGAGGATGGAG AGCCTGTTGGTTATGGAGACCCCCTTATTGCTGTCTTCCCATTAGACCTCAAGTGA
- the LOC137815113 gene encoding uncharacterized protein isoform X2 — protein sequence MESSAAIRSFHYPMGTMSHMRPSYDKQVVVPIHNVRWNSKSRLFIQHLAYDRKHINSHMKGSTTLVSCAKTAEPINTSNSDDASPGSTPQGSLEKKPLQAATFPNGFEDLVLEVCDETEIAELKVKVGDFEMHIKRNIGATTVPLSNISPTTPPPIPSKPMDSAPGTLPPSPPKSSPEKKNPIIDASRKKSPILTALEASESGTYVLIPSPTVGFFRRGRTVKGKRQPPICKEGDFVQEGQVIGYLDQLGSGNPVKTDVTGQVLKLLVEDGEPVGYGDPLIAVFPLDLK from the exons ATGGAATCCTCCGCTGCCATTCGATCCTTTCACt ATCCCATGGGCACTATGTCCCATATGCGGCCTTCCTATGATAAACAAGTTGTAGTTCCCATCCACAATGTGCGATGGAACTCTAAAAGTAGACTTTTCATTCAGCATCTGGCATATGATCGGAAGCACATTAATTCCCACATGAAGGGGAGCACCACACTAGTTTCATGTGCAAAAACAGCTGAACCTATCAACACATCCAACTCTGATGATG CTTCTCCAGGTAGTACTCCACAAGGCTCATTGGAGAAAAAGCCTTTGCAAGCTGCTACTTTTCCTAATGGATTTGAG GATTTGGTATTAGAGGTGTGTGATGAGACTGAAATTGCTGAACTGAAAGTAAAG GTTGGAGATTTTGAAATGCATATTAAGCGAAACATTGGAGCAACAACGGTTCCATTGTCTAACATTTCACCAACGACTCCTCCACCTATCCCATCTAAACCTATGGATTCAGCACCTGGTACCCTGCCACCATCACCTCCAAAATCATCTCcagaaaagaaaaatccaaTTATAGATGCTTCCAGAAAGAAATCACCAATATTGACAGCATTGGAGGCTTCTGAGAGTGGTACTTACGTCTTGATACCATCTCCCACG GTTGGCTTCTTCCGTAGAGGTAGAACAGTGAAAGGAAAGAGACAACCTCCTATCTGTAAAGAG GGGGATTTTGTCCAAGAAGGGCAAGTCATAGGGTATTTGGATCAGCTTGGCTCTGGAAATCCGGTTAAG ACTGATGTGACTGGACAAGTGTTGAAGCTACTTGTTGAGGATGGAG AGCCTGTTGGTTATGGAGACCCCCTTATTGCTGTCTTCCCATTAGACCTCAAGTGA
- the LOC137815111 gene encoding probable leucine-rich repeat receptor-like protein kinase IMK3 codes for MVVEKTNLNSCQFSQHEDHVSDKKKERWKKTPSSCFLFLFWVWTLLLSTCFKPVLCEDEGWDGVVVTASNLLALEAFKQELVDPEGFLRSWNDSGFGACSGGWVGIKCAKGEVIVIQLPWKGLKGRITDKIGQLQGLRKLSLHDNQIGGSIPSTFGLLPNLRGVQLFNNRLTGSIPSSLGYCPLLQSLDLSNNFLTGPIPYSLANSTKLYWLNLSFNSFSGPLPASLTHSLSLTFLSLQHNNLSGPLPNSWGGGSSKNDEFFRLRNLILDHNFFTGNVPSSLGGLRELNEISLSNNRFSGAIPNEIGTLSQLKTLDISNNALNGSLPATLSNLSSLTLLNVENNLIENQIPGTLGSLHNLSVLILSRNQFTGHIPSSIASISTLRQLDFSLNNLSGEIPVSFNSQRSLDLFNVSYNSLSGSVPLLLARKFNSSSFVGNIQLCGYSPSTPCPSQAPSEGVIAPPHEMSKHHHHRKLSTKDIILIVAGLLLIVLIVLCCVLLFCLIRKRSTSKTEKGRGAGRTGTMRTEKGIPPVAAGDIEAGGEAGGKLVHFDGPIAFTADDLLCATAEIMGKSTYGTVYKAILEDGSQVAVKRLREKIAKGPREFESEVSVLGKIRHPNVLALRAYYLGPKGEKLLVFDYMPKGSVASFLHGSGTETSIDWQTRMKIAQDMARGLLYLHSQENIIHGNLTSSNVLLDENTNAKIADFGLSRLMTAAANTNVIATAGALGYRAPELSKLKKANSKTDIYSLGVILLELLTRKSPGVSMNGVDLPQWVASIVKEEWTNEVFDADLMRDASTVGDELLNTLKLALHCVDPSPSARPEVHQVLQQLEEIRAERSVTASPGDDSII; via the exons ATGGTAGTGGAGAAAACCAACCTTAACTCTTGTCAGTTTTCACAACATGAAGACCATGTTTCTgacaagaagaaagaaagatggAAGAAGACTCCTTCGAGttgttttttgtttctcttctgGGTGTGGACTCTGCTTCTCTCCACATGTTTCAAACCAGTTTTGTGTGAAGATGAGGGCTGGGATGGAGTGGTTGTGACAGCATCAAACTTGTTAGCACTTGAAGCGTTCAAGCAGGAGTTAGTTGATCCTGAAGGGTTCTTGCGGAGCTGGAATGACAGTGGCTTTGGAGCTTGTTCCGGAGGTTGGGTTGGTATCAAGTGTGCTAAGGGAGAGGTTATTGTGATCCAGCTTCCGTGGAAGGGATTGAAGGGGCGTATCACTGATAAAATTGGCCAGCTTCAAGGTCTTAGGAAGCTCAGTCTTCATGATAATCAAATTGGTGGTTCAATCCCTTCCACTTTTGGACTTCTTCCTAACCTTAGAGGTGTTCAGTTATTCAACAATAGGCTAACAGGTTCCATCCCTTCTTCCTTAGGTTACTGCCCTTTGCTTCAGTCTCTTGACCTCAGCAACAACTTCCTCACAGGACCAATCCCTTATAGTCTTGCCAATTCCACCAAACTTTATTGGCTTAACTTGAGTTTTAACTCCTTTTCTGGTCCCTTACCAGCTAGCCTAACTCACTCACTTTCCCTCACATTCCTTTCTCTTCAACATAATAATCTATCTGGTCCCCTTCCTAACTCTTGGGGTGGTGGGAGTTCCAAGAATGATGAGTTCTTTAGGCTTCGAAATTTGATCCTAGATCATAACTTTTTCACTGGAAACGTTCCTTCTTCTTTGGGTGGCTTAAGAGAACTGAATGAAATTTCCCTTAGTAATAATAGGTTTAGTGGAGCTATACCGAATGAAATAGGAACTCTTTCTCAGCTTAAGACACTAGACATTTCAAATAATGCCTTGAATGGGAGCTTGCCCGCTACCCTCTCTAATTTATCCTCGCTTACACTTCTGAATGTTGAGAACAACCTCATTGAAAATCAAATCCCTGGAACTTTAGGGAGTTTGCACAATCTTTCTGTTCTAATTTTGAGTAGAAACCAATTTACAGGGCATATTCCTTCAAGTATTGCAAGCATTTCCACTCTTCGGCAGCTTGATTTTTCACTGAATAATCTCAGTGGAGAAATTCCAGTCTCCTTTAACAGTCAACGTAGTCTTGATCTCTTCAATGTTTCTTACAACAGCCTCTCAGGTTCTGTTCCCCTTCTACTTGCCAGGAAATTCAACTCAAGCTCATTTGTGGGAAATATTCAACTATGTGGATACAGCCCCTCAACACCATGTCCTTCACAAGCTCCATCAGAAGGAGTCATTGCTCCACCTCATGAAATGTCAAAACACCACCATCATAGGAAGCTAAGTACCAAAGACATTATTCTCATTGTAGCAGGACTTCTTCTCATAGTCCTCATCGTACTTTGTTGCGTCCTTCTCTTCTGTCTGATCAGAAAGAGATCAACATCAAAGACCGAGAAGGGCAGAGGTGCAGGGAGAACTGGCACAATGAGGACAGAAAAAGGAATCCCTCCTGTTGCTGCTGGTGATATTGAAGCAGGTGGGGAGGCTGGAGGGAAACTAGTCCATTTTGATGGACCGATAGCTTTTACAGCTGACGATTTATTGTGTGCAACAGCTGAGATAATGGGAAAGAGCACCTATGGAACTGTGTATAAGGCTATATTGGAGGATGGAAGTCAAGTTGCAGTAAAGAGATTGAGGGAAAAGATTGCTAAAGGTCCGAGAGAATTTGAATCAGAAGTCAGTGTTCTAGGAAAAATTAGACACCCCAATGTTTTGGCTCTGAGGGCGTATTACTTGGGACCCAAAGGGGAGAAGCTTCTGGTTTTTGATTACATGCCTAAAGGAAGTGTTGCTTCTTTCCTACACG GTAGTGGAACTGAAACATCCATTGATTGGCAAACAAGGATGAAAATAGCACAGGACATGGCTCGTGGATTGTTGTACCTCCATTCCCAGGAGAACATTATACATGGAAACCTCACATCCAGCAATGTATTGCTTGACGAGAATACAAATGCTAAAATAGCAGATTTTGGTCTTTCTAGGCTGATGACAGCTGCTGCTAACACCAACGTGATAGCTACTGCAGGAGCATTGGGATACAGGGCACCAGAACTCTCAAAGCTGAAGAAAGCCAACTCCAAAACCGATATCTATAGTCTAGGTGTGATCTTGTTAGAACTCCTAACGAGGAAGTCACCTGGGGTGTCTATGAATGGAGTAGATTTACCTCAGTGGGTTGCCTCTATTGTGAAAGAGGAGTGGACAAATGAGGTTTTTGATGCAGACTTAATGAGAGATGCTTCAACAGTTGGCGATGAGTTGCTAAATACATTGAAGCTCGCTTTGCACTGTGTTGATCCTTCTCCATCAGCACGACCAGAAGTTCATCAAGTGCTGCAGCAGCTGGAAGAGATTAGAGCAGAGAGATCAGTGACAGCAAGTCCTGGGGATGATTCTATAATATAG